A part of Colius striatus isolate bColStr4 chromosome 13, bColStr4.1.hap1, whole genome shotgun sequence genomic DNA contains:
- the ATG4A gene encoding cysteine protease ATG4A isoform X1, with amino-acid sequence MESVLSRYENQITILSDYLEEFPETDEPVWILGRQHHLNTDKSKLLLDISARLWFTYRRKFSPIGGTGPSSDAGWGCMLRCGQMMLAQALICRHLGRDWQWQKHKEQPEEYHRILRCFLDRKDCCYSIHQMAQMGVGEGKSIGEWFGPNTVAQVLKKLALFDEWNSLAVYVSMDNTVVIEDIKKMCWCPAPSSSAAHGSAPLHRSALGCARSAAGSCPGWKPLLLIIPLRLGINHINPVYIDAFKECFKMPQSLGALGGKPNNAYYFIGFLGNELIYLDPHTTQSFVDSEENGTVDDQSFHCQQAPHRMKIMNLDPSVALGFFCKEECDFDNWCSLVQKEILKQQSLRMFELVQKHPPHWPPFIPPTKPEVTTTGAELIESTDKLFEMEEEFEILSV; translated from the exons ATGGAGTCGG TTTTATCTAGGTATGAAAACCAGATCACTATTTTGTCTGACTACTTAGAAGAATTTCCAGAAACTGATGAGCCTGTGTGGATTCTTGGGAGGCAACACCACCTAAACACAG ATAAATCTAAGTTATTGTTGGATATAAGTGCTCGTCTCTGGTTTACATATAGAAGGAAGTTTTCGCCTATTG GGGGCACGGGTCCGTCGTCTGATGCTGGCTGGGGCTGTATGCTGCGCTGTGGGCAGATGATGCTGGCACAAGCACTGATCTGCAGACACTTAGGAAGAG ACTGGCAATGGCAGAAACACAAAGAGCAACCAGAggagtatcacagaatcttacgGTGTTTTCTAGACAGAAAGGATTGCTGTTATTCCATCCACCAAATGG CACAGATGGGTGTTGGCGAAGGGAAATCGATTGGAGAATGGTTTGGACCAAATACAGTTGCTCAAGTACTGAA GAAGCTGGCTTTATTTGATGAGTGGAATTCATTAGCTGTTTATGTGTCTATGGACAATACAGTGGTCATTGAAGACATCA AGAAAATGTGCTGGTGCCCTGCCCCGAGCAGCAGCGCGGCCCACGGCAGTGCCCCCCTGCACAGGAGCGCTCTGGGCTGCGCCAGGAGCGCAGCAGGGTCCTGCCCAGGCTGGAAGCCCCTCCTGCTCATTATACCTCTGCGCTTAGGGATAAACCACATCAACCCAGTCTATATCGATGCATTTAAA GAATGCTTTAAGATGCCACAGTCTTTGGGAGCATTAGGAGGGAAACCAAATAATGCCTATTATTTCATAGGATTTTtag GCAATGAGCTGATCTATTTGGACCCTCACACCACTCAAAGTTTCGTAGATTCGGAAGAAAATGGCACAGTTGATGACCAGAGCTTCCACTGCCAGCAGGCCCCACACAGAATGAAGATCATGAATTTGGACCCTTCAGTAGCTTTA GGCTTCTTTTGCAAAGAAGAATGTGATTTTGATAACTGGTGTAGTCTTGTACAAAAG GAGATTCTAAAGCAACAGAGTCTACGGATGTTTGAGCTGGTGCAGAAGCATCCACCACACTGGCCTCCTTTCATACCTCCAACGAAGCCAGAGGTGACAACCACAGGCGCAG aacTCATTGAATCTACTGACAAGCTCTTTGAAATGGAAGAAGAATTTGAAATCCTGAGTGTATGA
- the ATG4A gene encoding cysteine protease ATG4A isoform X3, with amino-acid sequence MESVLSRYENQITILSDYLEEFPETDEPVWILGRQHHLNTDKSKLLLDISARLWFTYRRKFSPIGGTGPSSDAGWGCMLRCGQMMLAQALICRHLGRDWQWQKHKEQPEEYHRILRCFLDRKDCCYSIHQMAQMGVGEGKSIGEWFGPNTVAQVLKKLALFDEWNSLAVYVSMDNTVVIEDIKKMCWCPAPSSSAAHGSAPLHRSALGCARSAAGSCPGWKPLLLIIPLRLGINHINPVYIDAFKECFKMPQSLGALGGKPNNAYYFIGFLGNELIYLDPHTTQSFVDSEENGTVDDQSFHCQQAPHRMKIMNLDPSVALNSLNLLTSSLKWKKNLKS; translated from the exons ATGGAGTCGG TTTTATCTAGGTATGAAAACCAGATCACTATTTTGTCTGACTACTTAGAAGAATTTCCAGAAACTGATGAGCCTGTGTGGATTCTTGGGAGGCAACACCACCTAAACACAG ATAAATCTAAGTTATTGTTGGATATAAGTGCTCGTCTCTGGTTTACATATAGAAGGAAGTTTTCGCCTATTG GGGGCACGGGTCCGTCGTCTGATGCTGGCTGGGGCTGTATGCTGCGCTGTGGGCAGATGATGCTGGCACAAGCACTGATCTGCAGACACTTAGGAAGAG ACTGGCAATGGCAGAAACACAAAGAGCAACCAGAggagtatcacagaatcttacgGTGTTTTCTAGACAGAAAGGATTGCTGTTATTCCATCCACCAAATGG CACAGATGGGTGTTGGCGAAGGGAAATCGATTGGAGAATGGTTTGGACCAAATACAGTTGCTCAAGTACTGAA GAAGCTGGCTTTATTTGATGAGTGGAATTCATTAGCTGTTTATGTGTCTATGGACAATACAGTGGTCATTGAAGACATCA AGAAAATGTGCTGGTGCCCTGCCCCGAGCAGCAGCGCGGCCCACGGCAGTGCCCCCCTGCACAGGAGCGCTCTGGGCTGCGCCAGGAGCGCAGCAGGGTCCTGCCCAGGCTGGAAGCCCCTCCTGCTCATTATACCTCTGCGCTTAGGGATAAACCACATCAACCCAGTCTATATCGATGCATTTAAA GAATGCTTTAAGATGCCACAGTCTTTGGGAGCATTAGGAGGGAAACCAAATAATGCCTATTATTTCATAGGATTTTtag GCAATGAGCTGATCTATTTGGACCCTCACACCACTCAAAGTTTCGTAGATTCGGAAGAAAATGGCACAGTTGATGACCAGAGCTTCCACTGCCAGCAGGCCCCACACAGAATGAAGATCATGAATTTGGACCCTTCAGTAGCTTTA aacTCATTGAATCTACTGACAAGCTCTTTGAAATGGAAGAAGAATTTGAAATCCTGA
- the ATG4A gene encoding cysteine protease ATG4A isoform X2: protein MESVLSRYENQITILSDYLEEFPETDEPVWILGRQHHLNTDKSKLLLDISARLWFTYRRKFSPIGGTGPSSDAGWGCMLRCGQMMLAQALICRHLGRDWQWQKHKEQPEEYHRILRCFLDRKDCCYSIHQMAQMGVGEGKSIGEWFGPNTVAQVLKKLALFDEWNSLAVYVSMDNTVVIEDIKKMCWCPAPSSSAAHGSAPLHRSALGCARSAAGSCPGWKPLLLIIPLRLGINHINPVYIDAFKECFKMPQSLGALGGKPNNAYYFIGFLGNELIYLDPHTTQSFVDSEENGTVDDQSFHCQQAPHRMKIMNLDPSVALGFFCKEECDFDNWCSLVQKGEDFRTVCMLLVC from the exons ATGGAGTCGG TTTTATCTAGGTATGAAAACCAGATCACTATTTTGTCTGACTACTTAGAAGAATTTCCAGAAACTGATGAGCCTGTGTGGATTCTTGGGAGGCAACACCACCTAAACACAG ATAAATCTAAGTTATTGTTGGATATAAGTGCTCGTCTCTGGTTTACATATAGAAGGAAGTTTTCGCCTATTG GGGGCACGGGTCCGTCGTCTGATGCTGGCTGGGGCTGTATGCTGCGCTGTGGGCAGATGATGCTGGCACAAGCACTGATCTGCAGACACTTAGGAAGAG ACTGGCAATGGCAGAAACACAAAGAGCAACCAGAggagtatcacagaatcttacgGTGTTTTCTAGACAGAAAGGATTGCTGTTATTCCATCCACCAAATGG CACAGATGGGTGTTGGCGAAGGGAAATCGATTGGAGAATGGTTTGGACCAAATACAGTTGCTCAAGTACTGAA GAAGCTGGCTTTATTTGATGAGTGGAATTCATTAGCTGTTTATGTGTCTATGGACAATACAGTGGTCATTGAAGACATCA AGAAAATGTGCTGGTGCCCTGCCCCGAGCAGCAGCGCGGCCCACGGCAGTGCCCCCCTGCACAGGAGCGCTCTGGGCTGCGCCAGGAGCGCAGCAGGGTCCTGCCCAGGCTGGAAGCCCCTCCTGCTCATTATACCTCTGCGCTTAGGGATAAACCACATCAACCCAGTCTATATCGATGCATTTAAA GAATGCTTTAAGATGCCACAGTCTTTGGGAGCATTAGGAGGGAAACCAAATAATGCCTATTATTTCATAGGATTTTtag GCAATGAGCTGATCTATTTGGACCCTCACACCACTCAAAGTTTCGTAGATTCGGAAGAAAATGGCACAGTTGATGACCAGAGCTTCCACTGCCAGCAGGCCCCACACAGAATGAAGATCATGAATTTGGACCCTTCAGTAGCTTTA GGCTTCTTTTGCAAAGAAGAATGTGATTTTGATAACTGGTGTAGTCTTGTACAAAAG GGAGAAGACTTCAGGACAGTCTGCATGCTGTTGGTATGCTGA